In a single window of the Mugil cephalus isolate CIBA_MC_2020 chromosome 6, CIBA_Mcephalus_1.1, whole genome shotgun sequence genome:
- the LOC125009147 gene encoding solute carrier family 2, facilitated glucose transporter member 1-like, whose product MECIGKVTPHLMMAVGTAVIGSLQFGYNTGVINAPQSIIERFYNETWSDRYSEPIPQGTLTALWSLSVAIFSVGGMFGSFSVGLFVNRFGRKNSMLMANVLAFISAAFMGFSKLAVSFEMLIVGRFVVGLYSGLSTGFVPMYVEEISPTSLRGALGTLHQLGVVIGILMAQIFGIESIMGNASLWPLLLSFTVLPAVLQCILLPLCPESPRYLLINCNEESKAHSVLMKLRGTDDVSEDMQEMKEESQKMMREKKVTIPELFRSSMYRQPIFVAIMLQLSQQLSGINAVFYYSTGIFERAGVSQPVYATIGAGVVNTAFTVVSLFVVERAGRRPLHLIGLMGMAISAIFLTVAMALSEQFSWMSYISIVAVFSFVAFFEIGPGPIPWFIVAELFSQGPRPAAIAVAGFSNWSANFLVGMCFQYVELLCGPYVFIIFTILLLGFFVFTYFKVPETKGRTFDEIAASFRQPAGHGAGKYSAAEEFNTLRGDDPDL is encoded by the exons ATGGAGTGCATCGGAAAG GTGACACCCCACCTGATGATGGCTGTGGGgacagctgtgattggctcTCTTCAGTTTGGCTACAACACTGGTGTCATCAACGCTCCGCAAAGT ATCATCGAGAGGTTCTACAACGAGACATGGAGCGACAGGTATTCAGAGCCCATCCCTCAGGGCACTCTAACAGCTCTATGGTCGCTCTCCGTGGCCATCTTCTCCGTGGGAGGAATGTTCGGCTCCTTCTCCGTCGGCCTCTTCGTCAACCGCTTCGGCAG GAAGAACTCCATGCTCATGGCCAACGTGCTCGCCTTCATCTCTGCTGCATTCATGGGCTTCTCCAAGCTGGCCGTTTCCTTTGAGATGCTCATCGTCGGACGTTTCGTTGTCGGCCTCTACTCTGGACTCTCCACCGGCTTTGTGCCCATGTATGTGGAGGAAATCTCACCCACCTCTCTGCGCGGAGCATTAGGAACGCTGCACCAGCTTGGTGTAGTCATTGGTATTCTCATGGCACAG ATTTTTGGGATTGAATCCATCATGGGGAATGCCTCTCTGTGGCCTCTCCTGTTGAGCTTTACCGTGCTCCCAGCTGTTCTGCAGTGTAtcctgctgcctctctgtccAGAGAGCCCCCGATACCTCCTTATCAACTGCAATGAGGAGAGCAAAGCACACAGTG TGTTGATGAAGCTGCGTGGCACCGATGACGTGAGTGAGGACATgcaggagatgaaggaggagagccAGAAGATGATGAGGGAGAAGAAGGTGACCATCCCCGAGCTGTTCCGCTCCTCCATGTACCGCCAGCCCATCTTTGTTGCCATCATGCTGCAGCTGTCTCAGCAGCTGTCTGGTATCAACGCT GTGTTTTACTACTCCACCGGGATCTTTGAGCGAGCTGGTGTGTCCCAACCCGTCTACGCAACCATTGGTGCAGGAGTTGTCAACACTGCTTTCACAGTAGTGTCT TTGTTTGTGGTGGAGCGAGCGGGCAGGAGACCCCTTCACCTAATTGGTTTGATGGGAATGGCAATTTCAGCTATTTTCCTGACTGTTGCCATGGCGCTGTCG GAGCAGTTCAGTTGGATGTCCTACATCAGCATTGTGGCCGTCTTCAGTTTTGTAGCGTTTTTTGAAATTGGCCCTGGCCCCATCCCATGGTTCATAGTGGCCGAGCTCTTCAGCCAGGGGCCCCGACCTGCTGCCATTGCAGTTGCTGGTTTCTCCAACTGGTCCGCCAATTTCTTAGTGGGCATGTGCTTCCAGTATGTTGAG CTCCTCTGTGGACCCTatgtcttcatcatcttcaccaTCCTGCTGCTCGGCTTCTTCGTCTTCACCTACTTCAAGGTCCCGGAAACCAAGGGTCGCACCTTTGACGAGATTGCGGCGAGTTTCCGCCAGCCAGCTGGTCACGGTGCTGGGAAGTACTCGGCCGCCGAAGAGTTCAACACCCTCAGGGGGGATGACCCGGACCTTTAA
- the LOC125009150 gene encoding type 1 phosphatidylinositol 4,5-bisphosphate 4-phosphatase-like: MADAEKAPLLSGGGAVDGVASEADGSPEAASAPPFQDLPPPYSPVAADASSWVKCGVCHSHINVNPQSYQHLVKCPACNEATPLKNPPAGKKYVRCPCNCLLICKATSQRVACPRPNCKRIIELGVIGFGSVANAPLQPTGFRVNCGHCSQVFVWTNVANRFRVRCPHCRKVSCVGRRYPWRRFLYFFMLGLFFAGIVGTLAGCTWQDARENGAIYITWVVLIVMCIVSLGWSVYWVRIKISEPIQNYT, translated from the exons ATGGCTGACGCGGAGAAAGCCCCCCTTCTGTCCGGTGGCGGGGCTGTCGATGGAGTCGCCTCGGAGGCGGACGGGAGTCCAG aagctgcctcagctcctccatTTCAGGACCTGCCTCCCCCTTACTCCCCGGTGGCAGCAGATGCTTCATCATGGGTGAAGTGTGGCGTGTGCCATTCCCACATCAATGTGAACCCTCAGAGCTACCAGCACCTTGTGAAGTGTCCAGCATGCAACGAGGCAACG CCTCTCAAGAACCCTCCGGCAGGGAAGAAGTACGTACGCTGTCCCTGCAACTGTCTCCTGATCTGCAAGGCGACATCCCAGAGAGTAGCCTGCCCCCGTCCCAACTG taAGCGAATTATTGAGCTTGGCGTAATTGGCTTTGGAAGTGTTGCCAATGCTCCACTGCAACCCACTGGGTTCAGAGTGAACTGTGGACACTGCTCTCAAGTATTTGTG tgGACTAACGTGGCAAATAGGTTCAGAGTGAGGTGTCCACACTGCCGAAAAGT ctcctGTGTTGGACGCAGGTATCCATGGAGACgctttctttactttttcatgCTCGGCTTGTTCTTTGCCGGCATCGTTGGAACGCTAGCG GGTTGCACCTGGCAGGATGCAAGAGAGAATGGGGCTATCTACATCACCTGGGTGGTGCTCATTGTCATGTGCATAGTTAGTCTTGGCTGGTCTGTTTACTGGGTCCGCATTAAAATTAGTGAGCCCATACAAAATTACACTTAG
- the LOC125009148 gene encoding uncharacterized protein LOC125009148, with the protein MFSETEFSTPPFFCYKDAKPKFISSLTDSPCASFQPDIIYLGKTDLKMAEIEEIIEGVEEAIDGAEEGIEELPEEIREEVEAEVAEARVEVSRFSRVTESLKSFLEMMTTSIPKVARFVGKNVAVGVIFWGVNACLNKLAQHHQTTDVKKKRNAIKALTTVIKTETELSQKVLDWMKEHKDDTIVLDGFEIPLESVIAKYMIPISESVDAAFKIAQRLQDKLEGKTVFNVPTGGDMKDFLVAGDAYLKGFSDLIQFISTNVSKFPVLGTFPVKQADVDQLTDQLNEAKSLPLW; encoded by the exons ATGTTTTCCGAAACAGAATTCTCCACCCCGCCTTTTTTCTGCTATAAAGACGCCAAACCAAAGTTCATCTCTTCACTCACAGACAGTCCTTGTGCTTCCTTCCAGCCTGACATCATCTATCTT GGTAAAACAGACCTAAAAATGGCTGAAATCGAGGAAATAATTGAAGGAGTTGAAGAAGCTATTGATGGAGCCGAAGAGGGGATTGAAGAATTACCCGAAGAAATAAGAGAGGAAGTAGAAGCTGAAGTAGCTGAAGCCCGGGTTGAGGTTTCACGGTTTTCCAGAGTTACAGAATCTTTAAAATCCTTCCTTGAGATGATGACAACTAGCATACCGAAGGTAGCTAGGTTTGTTGGCAAGAATGTAGCTGTCGGTGTTATCTTTTGGGGAGTGAATGCTTGTCTCAACAAACTAGCACAGCATCACCAAACCACTGATGTAAAGAAGAAACGTAATGCCATTAAAGCTCTGACCACTGTGATCAAAACTGAGACTGAGTTGAGTCAGAAGGTCTTGGATTGGATGAAAGAGCACAAAGATGACACCATTGTACTCGATGGGTTTGAGATTCCTCTGGAATCAGTCATTGCAAAATACATGATTCCAATATCTGAG TCTGTTGATGCAGCCTTCAAAATCGCACAGAGGCTCCAGGACAAGCTTGAGGGAAAGACTGTCTTCAACGTGCCAAcaggaggagacatgaaagaCTTCCTTGTGGCTGGTGATGCGTATCTCAAAGGGTTCTCTGACCTGATCCAGTTCATTTCCACAAATGTGTCCAAGTTCCCCGTGCTTGGAACCTTTCCAGTGAAACAGGCAGACGTTGACCAGCTTACTGATCAATTAAACGAAGCTAAATCCTTACCTCTGTGGTAA
- the LOC125009151 gene encoding uncharacterized protein LOC125009151: MAEIEDIIKGAEEAIDGAEQEIEDLPEETREEAEAEIADARVEVSRFSRVTESLKTFLEMVTTSIPKVASFVGKTVAVGVIFWGVTACLNKVAHYHHTTDVKKKRNAIKALTTVTTTETKLSQKVLDWMKEHKDDTIVLDGFEIPLESVIAKYMIPISESVDAAFKIAQRLQDKLEGKTVFNVPTGGDMKDFLVAGDAYLKGFSDLIQFISTNVSKFPVLGTFPVKQADVDQLTDQLNEAKSLPLW, from the exons ATGGCTGAAATCGAGGATATAATTaaaggagctgaagaagctattGATGGAGCCGAACAGGAGATTGAAGACTTACCCGAAGAAACaagagaggaagcagaagcTGAAATAGCTGATGCCCGGGTTGAGGTTTCACGGTTTTCCAGAGTTACAGAATCTTTAAAAACCTTCCTTGAGATGGTGACAACTAGCATACCGAAGGTAGCTAGCTTTGTTGGCAAGACTGTAGCTGTCGGTGTTATCTTTTGGGGAGTAACTGCTTGTCTCAACAAAGTAGCACATTATCACCATACCACTGATGTAAAGAAGAAACGTAATGCCATTAAAGCTCTGACCACTGTGACCACAACTGAGACTAAGTTGAGTCAGAAGGTCTTGGATTGGATGAAAGAGCACAAAGATGACACCATTGTACTCGATGGGTTTGAGATTCCTCTGGAATCAGTCATTGCAAAATACATGATTCCAATATCTGAG TCTGTTGATGCAGCCTTCAAAATCGCACAGAGGCTCCAGGACAAGCTTGAGGGAAAGACTGTCTTCAACGTGCCAAcaggaggagacatgaaagaCTTCCTTGTGGCTGGTGATGCATATCTCAAAGGGTTCTCTGACCTGATCCAGTTCATTTCCACAAATGTGTCCAAGTTCCCTGTGCTTGGAACCTTTCCAGTGAAACAGGCAGACGTTGACCAGCTTACTGATCAATTAAACGAAGCTAAATCCTTACCTCTGTGGTAA